Proteins encoded in a region of the Sphingomonas sp. HMP9 genome:
- a CDS encoding FkbM family methyltransferase: protein MSPVTALAWKLPPPFRRAGRGALNYLDRITTWIVILREVKGVTPADRRWLRRSALAAPATAWGRFYSWRNPVLLHDVDIDVPTLGRFFAHAHSDELYLLLPRREAAVYAAARALLHPGDTVVDAGANIGAFSVFAGRLIGPSGRLVPIEMIPRTAARLRANLARNGVEADVVEAALASSSGRTVTAAIDPAISGQATLVLAHTLDRPRMLSVVTRTLDEVLADVAEIALLKIDIEGAEIDALAGAAATLARTRAIIFEQLDDTGAIAAEIARAGFAVKRLDRHNYLAQRTGG, encoded by the coding sequence GTGAGTCCGGTTACTGCTCTTGCCTGGAAGTTGCCGCCGCCCTTTAGGCGTGCAGGCCGGGGAGCGCTCAACTATCTCGACCGCATCACCACCTGGATAGTCATACTGCGTGAGGTCAAAGGCGTAACTCCAGCCGACCGCCGCTGGCTGCGCCGGTCGGCGCTCGCTGCGCCAGCAACCGCTTGGGGTCGCTTTTATAGCTGGCGCAACCCGGTACTTCTGCACGACGTCGATATCGACGTGCCAACGCTCGGTCGCTTTTTCGCACACGCGCATAGCGACGAATTGTACCTGCTATTGCCCCGCCGCGAAGCAGCGGTCTATGCAGCCGCCCGCGCGCTACTCCATCCCGGTGACACCGTCGTCGACGCAGGCGCCAATATTGGCGCGTTCAGCGTATTCGCTGGCCGACTGATTGGGCCTTCCGGTAGGTTGGTTCCGATCGAGATGATCCCGCGCACCGCGGCACGCCTGCGCGCCAACCTTGCGCGCAACGGGGTGGAAGCGGACGTCGTGGAGGCAGCACTTGCCTCGAGTTCGGGGCGTACTGTCACCGCTGCGATCGACCCAGCAATATCCGGACAGGCTACGCTCGTACTCGCGCACACGCTTGACCGACCGAGAATGCTCTCGGTGGTGACGCGCACGCTCGATGAGGTGCTCGCGGACGTGGCCGAGATTGCGCTACTCAAGATCGATATTGAAGGCGCCGAGATCGATGCGTTGGCAGGCGCTGCGGCGACACTAGCGCGCACACGGGCAATCATCTTTGAACAGCTTGATGACACCGGGGCTATCGCAGCAGAAATTGCTAGGGCTGGCTTCGCAGTGAAGCGGCTCGACCGGCACAATTATCTTGCCCAGCGTACAGGCGGCTGA
- a CDS encoding glycosyltransferase codes for MARIALLLPSLEPGGTERVTLTLAEEFLRLGDDVDLLLLRQEGALLDAVPVGVRLVPLEARRLRNAVRPLKDYCTQVRPDVLLASMWPLTSIAVWAARRSRTRVVVAEHNTLSVEAQTWPASARALLRPAVRWSHRQAAARIAVSQGAADDLALLCGLPRSAVHAIHNPIAPPSPPQPGNLPDWGSAGRRILSVGTLKPQKNHLLLLDAFARMARPGDRLAIVGKGSERAAIEQAAEKLGIASQLLLPGHAPDPERWYASADLFVLSSDYEGFANVVAEALGYGLTVVSTDCPSGPAEILKGLGRLVRVGDAVAMAEAMDEALAAPDAREAARARATAFAPAPIAARYRALLLGTAE; via the coding sequence ATGGCCAGGATTGCGCTACTGCTCCCAAGCCTTGAGCCAGGGGGCACCGAGCGTGTCACGCTCACGCTCGCCGAGGAGTTCTTGCGGCTGGGTGACGATGTCGACCTGCTGTTGCTGCGCCAAGAGGGCGCGTTGTTGGACGCGGTTCCCGTCGGCGTGCGCTTGGTTCCGTTGGAGGCCAGACGGTTACGCAATGCGGTTCGCCCACTTAAGGACTATTGCACACAGGTGCGGCCTGATGTCCTGCTCGCCTCCATGTGGCCGCTGACCAGCATCGCGGTGTGGGCGGCGCGGCGCAGTCGAACACGGGTCGTGGTGGCCGAGCATAATACGCTGTCCGTCGAGGCACAGACCTGGCCAGCGAGCGCGCGCGCCTTGCTGCGCCCTGCCGTGCGGTGGAGCCACCGCCAAGCTGCAGCCCGGATTGCCGTGTCGCAAGGCGCAGCCGACGACCTAGCGTTGCTCTGCGGCCTGCCTCGTAGCGCCGTGCACGCCATCCATAACCCGATAGCGCCCCCCTCTCCGCCTCAACCCGGCAACCTTCCCGATTGGGGCAGCGCCGGGCGACGCATCCTGAGCGTCGGCACGCTGAAGCCTCAGAAAAACCACCTCCTGCTGCTCGACGCCTTCGCTCGCATGGCTCGACCGGGTGACCGGCTGGCGATCGTTGGTAAAGGGAGTGAACGCGCAGCGATCGAGCAAGCTGCGGAAAAGCTCGGCATAGCGAGTCAGCTGCTGCTCCCCGGCCACGCGCCGGATCCGGAGCGCTGGTATGCATCGGCGGATCTATTCGTGCTGTCCTCGGACTATGAAGGTTTTGCCAACGTCGTGGCCGAAGCGCTCGGCTATGGTCTGACGGTAGTATCTACGGATTGCCCAAGTGGACCGGCTGAGATTCTGAAGGGCCTTGGCCGACTGGTCCGCGTTGGGGACGCGGTCGCAATGGCCGAAGCCATGGACGAGGCGCTCGCAGCGCCCGACGCCAGGGAGGCCGCGCGTGCGCGGGCTACTGCCTTCGCGCCGGCACCGATTGCCGCGCGCTATCGAGCACTGCTGCTTGGGACGGCCGAATGA
- a CDS encoding glycosyltransferase — MTVLYISQDGITDHIGQSQIAPYVLGLAARGYDIHLLSAEKDGREALIADYQARFASVGVRWTTISYHKPLIGTLRDLAAMTRAAGRICRAERITLVHCRSHPTMPVGMAVKRWTGARLLFDFRDFWADTGIARGRFVTVFRWLKRLERRFVLAADHVNCLTERAVTHLRREYVGTAPAPTFSVVPCCADFDLFGLPRDVATTRTELEIAQDATVLLYLGSIGVEYLLDRMMTLFVQLRTLRPNAIFLFVVNNATDTVYAAAAAAELPREAIRVTGATRSRVPALIGASDLSVAFIRADLSKIGCSPTKVGETLACGVPVIANAGVGDLDTLLSPGVNGSLVLRDFAPATMCAGLGQVLARPLSSAEIRSSALALSLDSGVDAYAAIYEALDVRGS; from the coding sequence ATGACAGTTCTGTACATCAGTCAGGATGGGATCACTGATCACATCGGCCAAAGTCAAATCGCGCCCTACGTGCTCGGTCTGGCCGCGCGCGGCTATGACATCCACCTTCTCAGCGCGGAGAAGGATGGCAGAGAGGCGCTGATTGCCGATTATCAGGCGCGCTTTGCATCCGTTGGTGTGCGCTGGACAACAATATCTTACCACAAGCCTTTGATCGGCACACTGCGCGACCTTGCCGCGATGACCCGCGCGGCAGGCCGCATTTGTCGCGCCGAACGCATCACACTCGTCCATTGCCGCAGTCACCCAACCATGCCAGTCGGCATGGCGGTGAAGCGATGGACGGGTGCCAGGCTGCTATTCGACTTCCGCGATTTCTGGGCGGATACAGGGATCGCCAGAGGCCGGTTCGTGACCGTCTTCCGCTGGCTCAAGCGCCTCGAGCGAAGGTTCGTGCTTGCCGCGGATCATGTGAATTGTTTGACTGAGCGTGCGGTGACGCACTTGCGCCGTGAATATGTCGGCACAGCCCCAGCGCCCACCTTCTCGGTCGTGCCGTGCTGCGCCGACTTCGACCTGTTCGGTTTGCCGCGTGACGTGGCGACGACCCGCACGGAACTCGAGATCGCCCAGGACGCCACAGTGCTCCTCTATCTCGGAAGCATCGGCGTTGAGTATCTGCTCGATCGTATGATGACGCTGTTCGTGCAGTTGCGGACGCTAAGACCGAACGCAATTTTCCTATTCGTCGTCAACAATGCCACCGACACCGTGTATGCTGCGGCTGCCGCTGCCGAACTGCCCCGCGAGGCGATCCGGGTCACCGGCGCGACGCGATCACGGGTGCCAGCGCTGATTGGAGCAAGCGACCTGTCGGTCGCTTTCATTCGCGCTGACCTGTCCAAAATTGGTTGCTCTCCCACCAAGGTCGGCGAGACGCTGGCATGCGGCGTGCCCGTTATCGCCAATGCGGGCGTCGGCGACCTCGACACCCTGCTCTCACCAGGTGTCAACGGATCGCTCGTGCTGAGAGACTTTGCGCCCGCCACGATGTGCGCCGGACTGGGACAGGTACTTGCGCGGCCACTGTCCTCGGCAGAAATCCGCTCATCCGCACTGGCCCTTAGCCTGGACTCTGGCGTAGATGCTTATGCCGCGATCTACGAGGCGCTTGATGTCAGGGGGTC